ATCTTTCCTATCTATTTCAGTTTACAACTTGGTAATCTATACTTATATAGGATCTTGCATGGAAATTCATGCATATTTCCAAACCATTAATGttgataaaaaatatttattcttaatgatCTATAGAGGCCCTTCAAAATGGAGTCTCTTGATGAATCTACCTCTTCCTCCATCAGCCATGGTATTCATGTCTTCCATTGCCCAGTGAGTAACGGTATCATTAATGACATTGAAatggtttttcattttttagttgGATTAGGCCAAATGAGGTATAAAGATGGAATTTTTAattctttgattttgttttcGGTGTGTGAAAATTGCAGGATGAGTTGGGAATAGTTGCAAAGCTATCAGAATGTATTGCTTCAATAGGTGGAAACATTCTCAATGCTGATGTTTTTGTGCCCGAGGACAAGAATGTGTTTTACTCTAGAAGGTCTATTGCACTGCCTTGCACTTTGTTTCTTGGTACATTTTTCTATGGCAAGTTAATAAGTTGGTTTTGTCCTTTCTTCTTATTCTTTTCCGGATTATCTGGCTTATGTTTGAGGTACTGTGAAGTAGATTTAGGCCAGATGTTAAGAGTTATGGTCCCTTTTGTGATTTATTCTTCAATGGCAGATATGGTTATTCTTCAATGGCAGATATCGTAATGATTGCTGTTGGTGTTCATCTAAATGATTTTGGGTTTACAATCATAAGGTCAATAGAGTGAGATATCTTCCCAGCATCTTTCAAAGACTTGGTTGATTGACATTTAGAATTCTagaatatttttttgtttcttcatgTCATCTACCATTTTGATCTTCAGTTCAAATGTCTTTTACGTTAAAACAACAGAGTAGAACATTGGAATCACTGCATTTGCTGCTTCTAATGTTTTTTTGGTTGTCATGCGCTTGTGCTTTGACATACCAGAGTAGCATTATTCAATTACACATTGCAATGGCTGTATTTCAAAACTTCAGTTGATTTCTACAGGTTCTTTCTGGAAACTTCTTAAAAAGTTATGGAAAGCTGTTATTAATATTCATCATGGCTTATTACCTTCTTTCAAGGGTGGTCATCAAGctaatcaagtttttttttaagcCTTTTTGAAATGCTTGTTTTAATCATTATCCTTTACTTCTTTTTGGTAGATTGAAACCTGGCATTCACAATTTGCAGACATTTGATGCTGGCGTCAAATTAATTGGTGCCAAGTCACTTTGTTACTAAAGAACTTGACTTGGCTAGGTTCAAGACTTGACAAGGTTTATGGGTGCACAATTGCAGGTCTGTTGTCTCTATATATCTCACAGAGTCACAGGCTAACAAATAATTGCTATCATTCATGCTCATTTTAATTCATTTCTGAAGCAGAGactggtttcttttttttttcccggtGATTATAGTATCTAATAAGAGCATTTCCACACATGTCCTTCCAAGATGTTAGTTGAATTTCATTATTTTACTACTTTTCTAGATGTACAGGCATGCATTTCATAgtgttctatttttcttttttttaattaagtGTATATTGGATAGGTTGAAGATTACATCTGCAAGTTAGCACAGAGGGGAACGACAACACTCAGAATGGTGTTTCGTGTGACTCGGGGTATGGCatagtttaaaattgttacTTGTTGGGGAAAAAACCAACATCATCTTCATTGTTGCATTTCTATTCTTGTTGTTAAAGCTTTTATAATAACATAGGGATTTTTTTGGGCTAGGAGAACTTGCACATGAGATTACTCTCTACCATCAAGAAAGCAAGAAGCTCTCTCCCAATTGGAAATAGTATGCCCTGTCATCCCTCGTTCTCCCtgtcattttttcttttgcaagcGTGTTTTTTCTCTAAATATCTCTCTGGTTATTTGGTGGAGAAAATGCAACATAGGTTGTCAGTTTATGAGTACGCCTTGTTTTGCAACCTAAGCATATTATTAGGCTATAGTGTTCCCTGTCACTGTTTGGTAGACTATATTTATAtacttgtcaaaaaaaaaagataatctATTCTGTTTAAATTCCCATGAAGATTGGACACCGCAGGCAATCATTTTGAAATACTTGATGATGATCTCTTTCTCTCACGTCAAATAGCGATTTTTTGGATATTCTATTCTTCTACTTATTCCAGACATACAAACATTGAGATCTCAAGACAGCACTTAATTAGACTAATAAGTTGTAGTGAGTCAATTGTTTTTCTAATATCCTTGTTTTCGATTCGTCTGGCGATTCTTCCCCTGAATCTTCTTATGTTGTTTCTGTTATTTGTTTAGTTGCATGATACTCCCTTGTGTAAAGACTTGCGTGACGAGTTTCATGTTGTTGCCTGTGGTGCTCAGTTACAATTCTTgataaattgttatttttcttttttctttgtttttatctATTTTAGTAATTAATTTGTGATTGACAAGCTAGCCTTGCTTTGCAGTTTCTACTGAATTATACAACTGCGCCtaaaattcttccttttttacTCAGTAAAAAGTTCTTATCTTTTCAGGTTGGCATATTGACTGGTAGCAGGCGAGTCATTAATCTCTCTTGGGGCCAAGCGAGGTTTGATTCCTCTTGTTGTACCTGTCAGAAAACACCTCAGGTGTGAATAAGGCTTGTGTTTGagttaaaaagtaaaaaaaaaaataatattgatTTGAGACCAATATTCTATCTTTACACATTGCTTGTTGTGTATAGGTTCTGTAACTACTTTGCTGCGATGGCCTACTGCCCCAACTGGGTAAACTAATTCAAATCTTCTTAGTTGAGATGTTCTTCTTAGATTGTTTGATCTCAATTTGTAGCATCCTCAGGATGGAGATGCCTGTGATACAAGTACAGAAGCACAGGATATGGCTTTTAGCCAAGAATGTAAGTCTTAAGATGTTACGCATCCTCAATTGGGGAAAGTATGTTGCTTTACATTGTTATTATCGTATTCATTACCTTTAAGATTGCATATATTGTACTTCCCTTCATTTGCTTTGTTATCTGCATTGTGTTGTTTTAGTTCACATATCTCTTTCACCTTTTGGCAGCGTGTGCTTCAGTGTGTTTACACCTTCTGTTGTTTACAGGTTGCTTTGGATGAAGCAGCTTTCTTGTTGGATTTGGCTTTCTGTGGAAGGCACCTGGGATGACAATTTGGACCGGATTGCTGAATGTTATCAGGAAGCTGGTCTCCATGAAATTGCCAAATTTGTGCTATACAGAAATTGTACTGAAGTTGATTTTGGCATATGCTTATCTTGCTTTCATGTACATTTCCAATTTTGTAATCTACTGCCACCTAAAATTCTGGAATTACGTCTGAAGATGATATTTTGGATTATGTTGTGACATTGACTATAACATTCAATTGAATTCAAGACCAAGTTTCTGTGCCTTCCCAATCACCTGCACAAGCAGGCCTTTAGCTCTGCGCTGCCAAAATCCTAAAATCGCTTATAGAGagcattctctctctctctctccaatgACCAACTTAAGATTTGAATACTCTCTTCGATGAATGCTCTATCCTTGTAAGTTCTATATGTTGAACATGGATGATCTAGATTATTCCTCCTCTCAAAATTGTTGTATTCTTGGtataatacaaaaatttaattcTAATTCAATTGAAATGTATTCTTTTGAATTTATATACAATAGAAGAAACAAAGAGGCATCCACCATCTCTCTCACATAGATATGCAAGGCACAAATCACACTGTAGTATTCTagccaaaaaaaattaagccaattttTTCAACTGTTTTTGAATTCCCCTTCAGTTGAATTGGATAACaataaaagaattttaaaattgTGAAATATAAAGGAATATCTCGCTGGCACAAAGAGTTCTAAGATTATTGAACTGTTTTGAGATCTTTCCGTAATTCATGGATGGTGGCATAATCCCTTACAGTCATTTCTCTCCTACTAATAAACTGGAAAATATCGTGATTCATGAATTTCCTCTGTTGCTTTGTATTTGTAGGACTGGGAGATTGTAGCAGCTTCAGAAAAGCTGGCGGAGTGCCAAGAAACTATCTTAAACTGGGAGATTGTAGGAATGGGAAGTAGTTAAAGGCATTGGTTTCACCCATAAAGGCTGCTCTTTTTGTTAAGGCCCTTTTTGATAAACTATCCTGTTGTTGCCACCATGACAACTTCTGAGAATAAAACTCGCCAGCGGTCATCTCTTCTAAATAAAATGCTAGCTGAAGACAAATATGAGACCAAGGATCTCAAGCCTCCTAAAACCAAGGAAATTATTCTAGAGCGTAATAGCTATTCCACCTTTGGCCCGAATTGGACAATCGAACGTCCAGAGAAAGTGGCAAGGTCAAATGGTGTTAATTATTCAAAGGATAAGCTGAGATTGGTTCTTTGGCTATCGTTCCCAGTAAGAAAAGGGAAGTGGAGGATTGCTAAAGAAGCTGTGAACTAATGCTAAAACTGAAGTGCGGAATCCAGTAACAGtgaaaattggcttaattttttttggctAGAATACTACAGTGTGATTTGTGCCTTGCATATCTATGTGAGAGAGATGGTGGATGCCTCTTTGTTTCTTCTATTGTATATAAATTCAAAAGAATACATTTCAATTGAATTAgaattaaatttttgtattataCCAAGAATACAACAATTTTGAGAGGAGGAATAATCTAGATCATCCATGTTCAACATATAGAACTTACAAGGATAGAGCATTCATCGAAGAGAGTATTCAAATCTTAAGTTGGTcattggagagagagagagagaatgctCTCTATAAGCGATTTTAGGATTTTGGCAGCGCAGAGCTAAAGGCCTGCTTGTGCAGGTGATTGGGAAGGCACAGAAACTTGGTCTTGAATTCAATTGAATGTTATAGTCAATGTCACAACATAATCCAAAATATCATCTTCAGACGTAATTCCAGAATTTTAGGTGGCAGTAGATTACAAAATTGGAAATGTACATGAAAGCAAGATAAGCATATGCCAAAATCAACTTCAGTACAATTTCTGTATAGCACAAATTTGGCAATTTCATGGAGACCAGCTTCCTGATAACATTCAGCAATCCGGTCCAAATTGTCATCCCAGGTGCCTTCCACAGAAAGCCAAATCCAACAAGAAAGCTGCTTCATCCAAAGCAACCTGTAAACAACAGAAGGTGTAAACACACTGAAGCACACGCTGCCAAAAGGTGAAAGAGATATGTGAACTAAAACAACACAATGCAGATAACAAAGCAAATGAAGGGAAGTACAATATATGCAATCTTAAAGGTAATGAATACGATAATAACAATGTAAAGCAACATACTTTCCCCAATTGAGGATGCGTAACATCTTAAGACTTACATTCTTGGCTAAAAGCCATATCCTGTGCTTCTGTACTTGTATCACAGGCATCTCCATCCTGAGGATGCTACAAATTGAGATCAAACAATCTAAGAAGAACATCTCAACTAAGAAGATTTGAATTAGTTTACCCAGTTGGGGCAGTAGGCCATCGCAGCAAAGTAGTTACAGAACCTATACACAACAAGCAATGTGTAAAGATAGAATATTGGTCTCAAatcaatattatttttttttttactttttaactCAAACACAAGCCTTATTCACACCTGAGGTGTTTTCTGACAGGTACAACAAGAGGAATCAAACCTCGCTTGGCCCCAAGAGAGATTAATGACTCGCCTGCTACCAGTCAATATGCCAACCTGAAAAGATAAGAACTTTTTACTGAgtaaaaaaggaagaattttaGGCGCAGTTGTATAATTCAGTAGAAACTGCAAAGCAAGGCTAGCTTGTCAATCACAAATTAATTACTAAAATagataaaaacaaagaaaaaagaaaaataacaatttatcAAGAATTGTAACTGAGCACCACAGGCAACAACATGAAACTCGTCACGCAAGTCTTTACACAAGGGAGTATCATGCAACTAAACAAATAACAGAAACAACATAAGAAGATTCAGGGGAAGAATCGCCAGACGAATCGAAAACAAGGATATTAGAAAAACAATTGACTCACTACAACTTATTAGTCTAATTAAGTGCTGTCTTGAGATCTCAATGTTTGTATGTCTGGAATAAGTAGAAGAATAGAATATCCAAAAATCGCTATTTGACGTGAGAGAAAGAGATCATCATCAAGTATTTCAAAATGATTGCCTGCGGTGTCCAATCTTCATGGGAATTTAAACAGAATagattatcttttttttttgacaagtaTATAAATATAGTCTACCAAACAGTGACAGGGAACACTATAGCCTAATAATATGCTTAGGTTGCAAAACAAGGCGTACTCATAAACTGACAACCTATGTTGCATTTTCTCCACCAAATAACCAGAGAGATATTTAGAGAAAAAACACgcttgcaaaagaaaaaatgacaGGGAGAACGAGGGATGACAGGGCATACTATTTCCAATTGGGAGAGAGCTTCTTGCTTTCTTGATGGTAGAGAGTAATCTCATGTGCAAGTTCTCCTAGCCCAAAAAAATCCCTATGTTATTATAAAAGCTTTAACAACAAGAATAGAAATGCAACAATGAAGATGATGTTGGTTTTTTCCCCAACAAgtaacaattttaaactatGCCATACCCCGAGTCACACGAAACACCATTCTGAGTGTTGTCGTTCCCCTCTGTGCTAACTTGCAGATGTAATCTTCAACCTATCCAATATACacttaattaaaaaaaagaaaaatagaacacTATGAAATGCATGCCTGTACATCTAGAAAAGTAGTAAAATAATGAAATTCAACTAACATCTTGGAAGGACATGTGTGGAAATGCTCTTATTAGATACTATAATCaccgggaaaaaaaaaagaaaccagtCTCTGCTTCAGAAATGAATTAAAATGAGCATGAATGATAGCAATTATTTGTTAGCCTGTGACTCTGTGAGATATATAGAGACAACAGACCTGCAATTGTGCACCCATAAACCTTGTCAAGTCTTGAACCTAGCCAAGTCAAGTTCTTTAGTAACAAAGTGACTTGGCACCAATTAATTTGACGCCAGCATCAAATGTCTGCAAATTGTGAATGCCAGGTTTCAATCTACCAAAAAGAAGTAAAGGATAATGATTAAAACAAGCATTTCAAAAAGgcttaaaaaaaaacttgattagCTTGATGACCACCCTTGAAAGAAGGTAATAAGCCATGATGAATATTAATAACAGCTTTCCATAACTTTTTAAGAAGTTTCCAGAAAGAACCTGTAGAAATCAACTGAAGTTTTGAAATACAGCCATTGCAATGTGTAATTGAATAATGCTACTCTGGTATGTCAAAGCACAAGCGCATGACAACCAAAAAAACATTAGAAGCAGCAAATGCAGTGATTCCAATGTTCTACTCTGTTGTTTTAACGTAAAAGACATTTGAACTGAAGATCAAAATGGTAGATGAcatgaagaaacaaaaaaatattctAGAATTCTAAATGTCAATCAACCAAGTCTTTGAAAGATGCTGGGAAGATATCTCACTCTATTGACCTTATGATTGTAAACCCAAAATCATTTAGATGAACACCAACAGCAATCATTACGATATCTGCCATTGAAGAATAACCATATCTGCCATTGAAGAATAAATCACAAAAGGGACCATAACTCTTAACATCTGGCCTAAATCTACTTCACAGTACCTCAAACATAAGCCAGATAATCCGGAAAAGAATAAGAAGAAAGGACAAAACCAACTTATTAACTTGCCATAGAAAAATGTACCAAGAAACAAAGTGCAAGGCAGTGCAATAGACCTTCTAGAGTAAAACACATTCTTGTCCTCGGGCACAAAAACATCAGCATTGAGAATGTTTCCACCTATTGAAGCAATACATTCTGATAGCTTTGCAACTATTCCCAACTCATCCTGCAATTTTCACACACCgaaaacaaaatcaaagaatTAAAAATTCCATCTTTATACCTCATTTGGCCTAATCcaactaaaaaatgaaaaaccatTTCAATGTCATTAATGATACCGTTACTCACTGGGCAATGGAAGACATGAATACCATGGCTGATGGAGGAAGAGGTAGATTCATCAAGAGACTCCATTTTGAAGGGCCTCTATAGatcattaagaataaatattttttatcaaCATTAATGGTTTGGAAATATGCATGAATTTCCATGCAAGATCCTATATAAGTATAGATTACCAAGTTGTAAACTGATATAGATAGGAAAGATAGTCCACAGACAAGAAGAATGATAGTAGATCTAATAGATCAGTCCACATGACACATACCTAGAATAAGTACCAGCTCCTGCCCTGTAGCTCGACAAACATGAATCCCAAGAACGTGTAATCCTAAAGAATAGAACCCAGTAGCATCTAGTAGATACAAAAGCTGACAAGCAAAAGACAATCCTGCAAAGTAGGAACTCCCAAATGGATTTGGCTGTGAGTTAGGTGGCTGTCTTGGCATCCCAGGCTGTCCAACATTATCGCACATTTATGTAAAATCCCAAGATTAAGAATATGTTAAACAGGGAAGAAGCACTTGAACGATATCAAAGTCATGGAATACCTTTTTGgctaaaaaaaagaaacttaaaTTGACAAACCAAGAGGGGCAGCCATGTGTAAAATGCATATTTATTGGTACATACTGGTATATAAGAGTTGGAAACCACcttccccccaaaaaaaacaaaaaaaagagtaacTTCTATTGTACAAAAGGTAACCAAGTCATTTCACCATTGCGACAAAGATTCTCATTTTGtaattttcctccttttttccCCTCAGCACTTGAACTTGaccttctcattctttttctagaAATTCTGCTAAACAGAAGCATGTCATGGGAGGAGAgggtgaaaattttcttctttttttagcATCATTAACTACAAAACTGCAAGGTGTTCCATTAAACGCTGTCATTCTTCATTTTACAGATCCACTAAATTTAACACCCTTTGAATTCTACTTCACTACATCAGCATCCAAGCTTAGCATGATCCCTCTATTAAGCAAATTGTAAACAGCATCAAGTAGGCAAAAGCAAACAGTAAAACATTTAGATTCAAATAGAACTGTGCAGTCAAGAAAcctaattgtttaattgctctatcACATAACAGTTATTTTGATGTTACATAAATTTCCAAATTCTTGTCTGTTTAATCTGAACATATAGTTGCACCTACATTACTGAGCACTACCAAAAGCAAAGGATATCATGAAgaatgaggaaaaaaaataaaactacaCCACTTACCTGTAAAGTATTTAAACATTCACCAAGATGAAGAAAGGTTCCCTAACGACTTTCAGAATCTAGATATTCAAATCCTCAACTCTTTCcacaatttttacatttttttgaaACATTTTTCGTAGTGTGATAAAGATTTCAATCATATATCAGAATAATTGTTACCTTAATTCACCAGATTCAGGACTGAATCAATCAACAAATAAACTGTCaggaaattttttcttttctccaaaaACCGTGTGTAGGACAAAGACAGGGTAACCACTCCCCAGAAGAATTAAGCGTGAATCACNNNNNNNNNNNNNNNNNNNNNNNNNNNNNNNNNNNNNNNNNNNNNNNNNNNNNNNNNNNNNNNNNNNNNNNNNNNNNNNNNNNNNNNNNNNNNNNNNNNNNNNNNNNNNNNNNNNNNNNNNNNNNNNNNNNNNNNNNNNNNNNNNNNNNNNNNNNNNNNNNNNNNNNNNNNNNNNNNNNNNNNNNNNNNNNNNNNNNNNNNNNNNNNNNNNNNNNNNNNNNNNNNNNNNNNNNNNNNNNNNNNNNNNNNNNNNNNNNNNNNNNNNNNNNNNNNNNNNNNNNNNNNNNNNNNNNNNNNNNNNNNNNNNNNNNNNNNNNNNNNNNNNNNNNNNNNNNNNNNNNNNNNNNNNNNNNNNNNNNNNNNNNNNNNNNNNNNNNNNNNNNNNNNNNNNNNNNNNNNNNNNNNNNNNNNNNNNNNNNNNNNNNNNNNNNNNNNNNNNNNNNNNNNNNNNNNNNNNNNNNNNNNNNNNNNNNNNNNNNNNNNNNNNNNNNNNNNNNNNNNNNNNNNNNNNNNNNNNNNNNNNNNNNNNNNNNNNNNNNNNNNNNNNNNNNNNNNNNNNNNNNNNNNNNNNNNNNNNNNNNNNNNNNNNNNNNNNNNNNNNNNNNNNNNNNNNNNNNNNNNNNNNNNNNNNNNNNNNNNNNNNNNNNNNNNNNNNNNNNNNNNNNNNNNNNNNNNNNNNNNNNNNNNNNNNNNNNNNNNNNNNNNNNNNNNNNNNNNNNNNNNNNNNNNNNNNNNNNNNNNNNNNNNNNNNNNNNNNNNNNNNNNNNNNNNNNNNNNNNNNNNNNNNNNNNNNNNNNNNNNNNNNNNNNNNNNNNNNNNNNNNNNNNNNNNNNNNNNNNNNNNNNNNNNNNNNNNNNNNNNNNNNNNNNNNNNNNNNNNNNNNNNNNNNNNNNNNNNNNNNNNNNNNNNNNNNNNNNNNNNNNNNNNNNNNNNNNNNNNNNNNNNNNNNNNNNNNNNNNNNNNNNNNNNNNNNNNNNNNNNNNNNNNNNNNNNNNNNNNNNNNNNNNNNNNNNNNNNNNNNNNNNNNNNNNNNNNNNNNNNNNNNNNNNNNNNNNNNNNNNNNNNNNNNNNNNNNNNNNNNNNNNNNNNNNNNNNNNNNNNNNNNNNNNNNNNNNNNNNNNNNNNNNNNNNNNNNNNNNNNNNNNNNNNNNNNNNNNNNNNNNNNNNNNNNNNNNNNNNNNNNNNNNNNNNNNNNNNNNNNNNNNNNNNNNNNNNNNNNNNNNNNNNNNNNNNNNNNNNNNNNNNNNNNNNNNNNNNNNNNNNNNNNNNNNNNNNNNNNNNNNNNNNNNNNNNNNNNNNNNNNNNNNNNNNNNNNNNNNNNNNNNNNNNNNNNNNNNNNNNNNNNNNNNNNNNNNNNNNNNNNNNNNNNNNNNNNNNNNNNNNNNNNNNNNNNNNNNNNNNNNNNNNNNNNNNNNNNNNNNNNNNNNNNNNNNNNNNNNNNNNNNNNNNNNNNNNNNNNNNNNNNNNNNNNNNNNNNNNNNNNNNNNNNNNNNNNNNNNNNNNNNNNNNNNNNNNNNNNNNNNNNNNNNNNNNNNNNNNNNNNNNNNNNNNNNNNNNNNNNNNNNNNNNNNNNNNNNNNNNNNNNNNNNNNNNNNNNNNNNNNNNNNNNNNNNNNNNNNNNNNNNNNNNNNNNNNNNNNNNNNNNNNNNNNNNNNNNNNNNNNNNNNNNNNNNNNNNNNNNNNNNNNNNNNNNNNNNNNNNNNNNNNNNNNNNNNNNNNNNNNNNNNNNNNNNNNNNNNNNNNNNNNNNNNNNNNNNNNNNNNNNNNNNNNNNNNNNNNNNNNNNNNNNNNNNNNNNNNNNNNNNNNNNNNNNNNNNNNNNNNNNNNNNNNNNNNNNNNNNNNNNNNNNNNNNNNNNNNNNNNNNNNNNNNNNNNNNNNNNNNNNNNNNNNNNNNNNNNNNNNNNNNNNNNNNNNNNNNNNNNNNNNNNNNNNNNNNNNNNNNNNNNNNNNNNNNNNNNNNNNNNNNNNNNNNNNNNNNNNNNNNNNNNNNNNNNNNNNNNNNNNNNNNNNNNNNNNNNNNNNNNNNNNNNNNNNNNNNNNNNNNNNNNNNNNNNNNNNNNNNNNNNNNNNNNNNNNNNNNNNNNNNNNNNNNNNNNNNNNNNNNNNNNNNNNNNNNNNNNNNNNNNNNNNNNNNNNNNNNNNNNNNNNNNNNNNNNNNNNNNNNNNNNNNNNNNNNNNNNNNNNNNNNNNNNNNNNNNNNNNNNNNNNNNNNNNNNNNNNNNNNNNNNNNNNNNNNNNNNNNNNNNNNNNNNNNNNNNNNNNNNNNNNNNNNNNNNNNNNNNNNNNNNNNNNNNNNNNNNNNNNNNNNNNNNNNNNNNNNNNNNNNNNNNNNNNNNNNNNNNNNNNNNNNNNNNNNNNNNNNNNNNNNNNNNNNNNNNNNNNNNNNNNNNNNNNNNNNNNNNNNNNNNNNNNNNNNNNNNNNNNNNNNNNNNNNNNNNNNNNNNNNNNNNNNNNNNNNNNNNNNNNNNNNNNNNNNNNNNNNNNNNNNNNNNNNNNNNNNNNNNNNNNNNNNNNNNNNNNNNNNNNNNNNNNNNNNNNNNNNNNNNNNNNNNNNNNNNNNNNNNNNNNNNNNNNNNNNNNNNNNNNNNNNNNNNNNNNNNNNNNNNNNNNNNNNNNNNNNNNNNNNNNNNNNNNNNNNNNNNNNNNNNNNNNNNNNNNNNNNNNNNNNNNNNNNNNNNNNNNNNNNNNNNNNNNNNNNNNNNNNNNNNNNNNNNNNNNNNNNNNNNNNNNNNNNNNNNNNNNNNNNNNNNNNNNNNNNNNNNNNNNNNNNNNNNNNNNNNNNNNNNNNNNNNNNNNNNNNNNNNNNNNNNNNNNNNNNNNNNNNNNNNNNNNNNNNNNNNNNNNNNNNNNNNNNNNNNNNNNNNNNNNNNNNNNNNNNNNNNNNNNNNNNNNNNNNNNNNNNNNNNNNNNNNNNNNNNNNNNNNNNNNNNNNNNNNNNNNNNNNNNNNNNNNNNNNNNNNNNNNNNNNNNNNNNNNNNNNNNNNNNNNNNNNNNNNNNNNNNNNNNNNNNNNNNNNNNNNNNNNNNNNNNNNNNNNNNNNNNNNNNNNNNNNNNNNNNNNNNNNNNNNNNNNNNNNNNNNNNNNNNNNNNNNNNNNNNNNNNNNNNNNNNNNNNNNNNNNNNNNNNNNNNNNNNNNNNNNNNNNNNNNNNNNNNNNNNNNNNNNNNNNNNNNNNNNNNNNNNNNNNNNNNNNNNNNNNNNNNNNNNNNNNNNNNNNNNNNNNNNNNNNNNNNNNNNNNNNNNNNNNNNNNNNNNNNNNNNNNNNNNNNNNNNNNNNNNNNNNNNNNNNNNNNNNNNNNNNNNNNNNNNNNNNNNNNNNNNNNNNNNNNNNNNNNNNNNNNNNNNNNNNNNNNNNNNNNNNNNNNNNNNNNNNNNNNNNNNNNNNNNNNNNNNNNNNNNNNNNNNNNNNNNNNNNNNNNNNNNNNNNNNNNNNNNNNNNNNNNNNNNNNNNNNNNNNNNNNNNNNNNNNNNNNNNNNNNNNNNNNNNNNNNNNNNNNNNNNNNNNNNNNNNNNNNNNNNNNNNNNNNNNNNNNNNNNNNNNNNNNNNNNNNNNNNNNNNNNNNNNNNNNNNNNNNNNNNNNNNNNNNNNNNNNNNNNNNNNNNNNNNNNNNNNNNNNNNNNNNNNNNNNNNNNNNNNNNNNNNNNNNNNNNNNNNNNNNNNNNNNNNNNNNNNNNNNNNNNNNNNNNNNNNNNNNNNNNNNNNNNNNNNNNNNNNNNNNNNNNNNNNNNNNNNNNNNNNNNNNNNNNNNNNNNNNNNNNNNNNNNNNNNNNNNNNNNNNNNNNNNNNNNNNNNNNNNNNNNNNNNNNNNNNNNNNNNNNNNNNNNNN
This sequence is a window from Coffea eugenioides isolate CCC68of chromosome 7, Ceug_1.0, whole genome shotgun sequence. Protein-coding genes within it:
- the LOC113778531 gene encoding formyltetrahydrofolate deformylase 2, mitochondrial-like isoform X1, whose amino-acid sequence is MESLDESTSSSISHGIHVFHCPDELGIVAKLSECIASIGGNILNADVFVPEDKNVFYSRRYGYSSMADIVMIAVGVHLNDFGFTIIRLKPGIHNLQTFDAGVKLIGAKSLCY
- the LOC113778531 gene encoding formyltetrahydrofolate deformylase 2, mitochondrial-like isoform X2, producing MESLDESTSSSISHGIHVFHCPDELGIVAKLSECIASIGGNILNADVFVPEDKNVFYSRRYGYSSMADIVMIAVGVHLNDFGFTIIRHLMLASN